From one Lycium ferocissimum isolate CSIRO_LF1 chromosome 7, AGI_CSIRO_Lferr_CH_V1, whole genome shotgun sequence genomic stretch:
- the LOC132063389 gene encoding UPF0613 protein PB24D3.06c: MDLSTGSASFSSSSGSWFSGIVRGRSSSLKMPVAAAAGGADSVSGGGGPITGKKQFRGVMFKYGPKAIQVAFKTGDYKQQVIFIGGLTDGFLATDYLEPLAIALDKEKWSLVQFLLSSSYSGYGTSSLRQDAMELDQLISYLINKEDSEGVVLLGHSTGCQDIVYYMRTNAACSRAVRAAILQAPASDREYKATLPDTASMIDLASNMISEGRESELMPREANPDAPITAFRYHSLCAYNGEDDLFSSDFSDDQLRQKLGHMSNTPCQVIFSMGDEYVPDYVDKKSLVDRLCKAMGGAEKVEIEHGNHSLSNRVLEAVEAIMSFVKREGPSGWDDPWN; the protein is encoded by the exons ATGGATCTATCAACGGGTTCtgcttcattttcatcatcatcGGGTTCTTGGTTTTCCGGCATAGTTCGTGGCCGTTCAAGCAGTCTCAAGATGCCGGTGGCCGCCGCAGCCGGTGGTGCTGACAGTGTTTCCGGTGGTGGTGGTCCTATTACTGGGAAAAAACAGTTCAGGGGTGTAATGTTTAAGTATGGTCCTAAGGCGATTCAG GTTGCTTTTAAAACGGGAGATTATAAACAACAGGTCATTTTCATAGGTGGATTAACGGATGGCTTTTTAGCTACTGA TTACTTAGAACCTCTGGCTATTGCTTTGGATAAAGAGAAATGGTCATTGGTCCAGTTTCTACTTTCATCATCTTATAGTGGATATGGAACCTCAAGCTTGAGACAA GACGCAATGGAGCTTGATCAGTTGATAAGTTATTTGATAAACAAGGAAGACTCTGAAGGTGTAGTACTGCTTGGGCACAGTACTGGCTGTCAG GATATTGTCTATTATATGCGCACAAATGCTGCATGCTCCAGAGCAGTCCGTGCAGCCATATTGCAG GCTCCAGCTAGTGATAGAGAATATAAAGCCACGCTTCCTGATACTGCTTCGATGATTGATTTGGCCTCAAACATGATAAGTGAAGGTCGTGAATCAGAGTTAATGCCAAGGGAGGCAAATCCAGATGCCCCAATTACTGCCTTTAG ATATCACTCACTTTGCGCATACAATGGTGAGGATGACTTGTTTAGTTCTGACTTTAGTGATGATCAGCTGAGGCAGAAACTTGGGCACATGTCCAACACTCCTTGTCAG GTTATATTTTCCATGGGTGACGAGTACGTTCCAGATTATGTTGACAAGAAATCATTGGTTGATAG ATTGTGCAAAGCAATGGGTGGTGCtgaaaaagttgaaattgaacACGGGAACCATTCTTTATCTAATAGAGTTTTAGAAGCTGTTGAAGCCATAATGAGCTTTGTCAAGCGAGAAGGTCCGAGCGGGTGGGATGATCCATGGAACTAA